TTTCTCGGGATAGAGATTGCACGATCGGATAAGGGTATTTGTCTCAGCCAGTGCAAGTTTGTCCTGGAGATCATATCAGAAGCGGGACTTTCGGGATCCAAACCAGCGGTTATCCCAATTGAGCAGAATGTCAAGCTAATGACAGCTGAGTATGACAAGGGTTTATCACCCTTGAATGAGGATCCTTTACTCAAAGATCCTTTCGTTTATTAGAGACTTGTTGGGAAACTTATCTACTTAACCATGACCAGACCTAACATATGCTATGCAGTGCAAATCCTTAGCTAGTTTATGCATAATCCAAAACAATCACACATGAATGTCGCACTGAAGGTCGTAAAATACCTAAAAGGGTGTCCAGGTTTGGGAATATTACTGTCTCGTGACAACAACATGGAGATGACAGCATACAGTGATATGGATTATGCCACTTGCCCGATGAGTAGGAAGTCAGTCACAAGATTCTACATCAAATTGGGCAACTCATTACTTTcttggaagacaaagaaacaaacgATTGTTTCGTTATCATCTGCTGAGGCGGAATATCGAGCAATGGCAAAGACCAGTTGTGAGATAGTCTAGATAAGAGGATTACTCCAAGATCTTGGGGTTTGGATAAAGGAACCAATTGTtctattttgtgataatgatgctaCGCTTaaacttgcagcaaatccaGTTTTCCACGAGaggacaaagcatatagaagttgattgccaTTTCGTTAGAGACAAAATTCAAGACGGATTGATCAAGACAAGTGGGATAAGAACTACGGAGCAGCCCGCAGACATCTTCACTAAACCTTTATGTCAGAGGCAACATTCGtatctattgagcaagctaggcgtTCTAGATGTGTATAGACCactagcttgagggggagtgttgaagataCCATTGCCATATTGACATTGATTTTAATTGATACCGATTAGTCTATTGttagaaaattagaatattgtGTATtaggaaaatttattttccttcttttccacaTTACGTATATTTTTCTTCCTAAGATAGTTTTGCTCCTATGTATTACAAATAGGAACCGGATTGTACatcattaatcaatgaaaagcAATATACAATACACTTATCCTCCAATTCTTTCACTCAAATTTCTGACAGAAGGCAGCCCACTCATCATGCACAAGATATAGACATTGTCTTGATCTAAACCCTAATAAAGTGACCGAAACCATGACTCAAATCTGCTAAATCGAGCCCCCTACATGAAGATACCcctctaaaattttcaaagcaAGGGGTACTGCAAATAGATTTGAACTCCGATTCACATGAACCTAGGAAAGAGCACACCAAGCTTGACATGTAAGTGGGgaaaatagaatagaaaaagaaaacccaactCACCAGACCACCCACCTTGAACTTCTAGGAGATGGGCATTGATCAATGCCCCCAAAAACTAGAACCTTGACATATGTCATCGACTTAGACCTCAAAATGCCAACGATTTCTCACCCCAAAAAGTTGAGAGCAAAGCAATTCCTATTTGTGCCACAAAATCAGAAtcgaaagggaaagagagagtttTCGTCAATTTCACAGTAGATAGCTGAGAAAAATGGGAGCTTTATTCGTCGAAATTGAGGAAAGCGGCTGTCGAGAGCATACCCTTAAAGGAGGAGATGGCGGGTCGCCCAGTCCAAGCTACGAGGTTCCAATCCGCAGTCAGGCGATCTGCCATCAGCAAGGTGTTTAAGCCCTGACCCGCCGGCCGGTTCATCTAGTTGAACTGAGAACCGGCCCTCAGTCCGGTCCGATCATTCATTGCCACTTGGGTTGGTCAAAACCCGGAACAAACCAGTTCGGCCAATGGTTCAATCATTGGATTGGCAAACTAGACCATATTTGTACCGAATTGGACTACTCTAGCACATGAATTGGCAAGATGAATTGCCATTTTCAACTATTGTGTCTGGTTCTAAAGTTGATCCATCACCATCTGACTCACTACTGGCTAGACCTATCAAAATAGGTtattaacccattttttaaaacatacaggtattaaatgagtcataaatgaaTTGGTTATATTAAGTAAATGAGTTTAAACATAATGTGagtgttaaatgggtcataaacagATTTACAACTTATTTAGACCCAATCCATTTCTATAactctcttttcattctttcttgCTCTCATTCAATCTCACGTCCGCTCACTTCACACCCTCATCTCAATTTGagtttaaaattttgtaaattgagttaaatataaaAGTTTTTTAACAATATAAGTCAGGTTGGGTACGGGCCGGATATAAGTCACTAGATTTATATTACGTAAAAAATGGGTCATGACATGTTAAATTAATGTATTTGGGATAGACTACTTTCAACTTGACTCATCTATTTAACTAATCTACTAGACACTAAGAACTTTTAGAAATGCATGTTTAGACTATCATTTCTATTTTGTAGCTCTctttattaaatgaaaaatgtgatatttttggaagatattttttAGTAAGTCATCTTCCATGACATTTTCAAATGTTTGGctaattctagaaaataaactagaaaatatcttttgtcatttgatattaaaaatctaatttaattctTCTAAATAGACATGCACTATTTAGTAGGGTTGTCAatagtttggtttggtttggttcggttcgattttccGGAAAAACAACTGAATTAAATTAGATGCGATCCAAACCAAatacgaaccgaaccgaaaccCTAGTTTAGTTCAGTTCGGATTTTTGGTCTTcacttttactttttgttttgttccactttttttgccaaaaaaaaaaaaagaaatcaaacaaacaaaaatttatcCATCCACTAAAAGAGATTAACCAAAACTCCACAGACAAGAGTTTATATGTAGGTATATAAATTCCTcaaaacaaagagatgagagagagagtactCATTGGTCTTCCAGTGACTATATCTATAAgtgtgattttatattttattggttcggttcagtttaGTTAATCAAAACATATGATAAAATCTAAACCGTTAAAAAGAAATGTGGTTTTTTACCATTATCTGAACTAAAAATCAAACCAACCCGAAAAtgtacaaaatttcaattcgaTCCAATTATGACACCACTGCTATTTAGGCAATAATTACTTGCACATGAGTAGTTAGGGAATTAGGTAGGGCTACTAGAGTCATGGGTTCGGCCTTAATGGACTGTGGATTGGGACATGGTCGCTTGGGTCTCGATCCTAGCCTCGATGGACCCGAGCATGAGCACCAGGGTTTTGGGTCTAGCCTCAATGGACCAAAGCACAACTATTGTGGACTCAAGCCTTAATATAGGTAGTCCAAGCTTAGGTATGGGGATCCTGCCCTCAGCCCTTATAGACCTGGGACCAAGTACCAAGCCATTGGGCACAAATAAGGGCACCGAGGTTTCGAGCCCAACCTTGAAGAACCTAGGCACTAAGGGCCCAAGTAAAAGCAATGGGTCTCGAAACTCATTGTTGATGGATCAGAATGCAGATGCTGAAGATTTGAGAACCAAAACTGAGGTAACCAACCCAGCCTCAATGGATTCGAGCCTAAGCATCAGAGATCTAATCAGGGCTTTCATGTCCAAGTGTAGAGTTTTGAATTAAgtaagggaaaattccaaataaagacttgaaatgccattattttctcaaataaatgtgCAAATTAGATCTAAAATAAagtttggcaccaaagtgaatgccgtacacaagttttggcattgatagtgtacttaccccatatgaagtgtcattattttctcaaataagatctGGAATTAGACCTTATgttaaataagggcctaaagtaccatgattgtttcaaataagggtctcaCCTCGCTAGTCATCGGCAAGCTAAATATTCCAACTGGTCAATGACATTTTTgtcaaattacaaatttaattttaatttatttttaattcctttcgtttcctttttcacttcttcgtctttcttttttggctcgACAAGGGCCAACGACCACTGATAGGGCTTAACCACTCTCACTGACCACTAATAAGGGTGGGTAAAGGCTCGACCAACCCTCGCCAATTGTGAGCAAGGCCACCCTCCCCAAATCTGGAGGGTTGGCCTCGCTTAGGGCCAATGAGGGCTCAGCAATCGTCATCGATTGCTGGTGAGGGAGACCTCCCCCAAGGTGACGGTCACCTTGCCCAAGCAAGGCCATCTCTCGCCAATCACTAATGAggcaaccctcgcccaaatctagcaagggctgACCTCATTGATGGCCACCAGAGTGGCCTCCCTTAGGGTAAGGGTCACCTTGCCCAAGCGAAGCCATCCCTCGTTAGTGGCCGGTCGGCCACCAgcaagggaaagagaaaagtaaaaaatccaaaaaaggatGAATTACTAAAATATCCATGACTAGTTGGATagtcaagtccttatttgaaaaaaatatagttatttcaaactcttatttgaagaAAATCTACTTtgagcccttatttgagaaaataattgcactccaggcctttatttgaaataagatctacttcaaacccttatttgaaaaaatgaatgcactttcaaGCCCTTGTTTGAAATTTCCCCATTAAGTAATGATATctaatcatattttggaaaataatttctaattttttaaggagaaaattaattttctaaatgtAAGCGTAGGTTTTCTATTGACTTATCTTATTAAGCAAAACAAATGCGGAAAaatgcgaaaaatatttttcacaaaacaaacataattacaatttattttgatcacttaaaattcttaaatatatttcattaatcTGAGAAAATATAGAGGACGTTATGATACGAACCAACTAACAATTCGATTTCATAGTTACAATGGTCGTAGGCCCCATTTGATATAGCTTTTCCAAGGGGCTTTAAGCCCCCAAAACCctttgaagaaaatattaggtgtttgGCAAACATATTTGGAACTCCATTAGCCAAATGTCAACATTGGAAATATTGAAAGCCCAATGTAGATCCTGACCTATTTTGAGCTTTaggcattttggaaatgcaagttTGCTATTCATCCACATCATGTTCATCTCCCTCCCTATTCATCTTCGTCTTCCCCGATTTGCCGCTTAAGCGTTGGGCTTCTTTGGCAACTGCCACCATCGCCAAAGGGTCGCGCCTCCCCGGCGACCACTACCTAGGGTAGTGCAACTCTCCACTTAGGCAACGACATCACTTGAGGTCACGCCCCTACATGGCGTCGCCTAGGTTTGCGCCACCTAAGGGGCATCATCTAATGTGGCATCCAAGAATTTCAACGAATCCTCGGATAGGTGATGGTCATGACCAATCGATAGAAGTATCATCGAACTATGGCATCGGTATCAATTACGGGCATTAATCcgtatttgtttatttgttggATTGATATGGTATCTTTAGCAATGACCGATCAACCGTGCAACAAGAGAAAATCTTTGGACTATGAtggaataatatttttattttagaaccAAAAGGATGGAATTCAGTCATGCATGAGGAACATGGATGCtgaaatttaagaataaaattttgaggagTTGGACTGCACGCAAGAATTTCGGTTATACATTTGTTCATGAAGCAACTGGATTATGGGAATGTAAATTTATTCATTTAGAAAACAAAGTGCTTCATAATTATAGGCTTATATTTTAAAGACCATGGGCCTTTGAGTTTGGActttttgcctcaaatttttcGGGCCCAAGTAGGCCCAAGGAGCCTCTAAGGCTGTCGACCgaaaaggggggggggggaagCCACTCACCACTTGTCCATGGTTGCCTCAACCTTCTTCCACTTGTCCCTTCCTTGAAGCCATCTGTCATTTGCATGcaaaaattagcaaattaattaaccaaagaaagcaaaagctttcgATTTGAGCAagggagagtgaggccgagagagtGAGCGGGCGAGCAagtgagatagagagagagttcaagcaAGAGTTCGAGAGAGGGGTGTGCAATGAGTGGTCTGAGCATGTGAGGGCAAAGAAGGAAGGCCACCCTCCGCTTGTGCCATGTCCGAGCTGCCACCGTCGACACCGCCGATCCCCATTGCCGATTGAGCCAAGCTAAGATCCCCGAACCCTTGTTTTTGGCTAGCAACCGAGTAGGAAGACttgaggcaagtagaagttcattGATCTATGTTTTGCTTGCTGTTATTATCTAGTGAGGAGTTGGTAAATGTGAGAAAATAAGGAATTGAgagttgcatgttgattttggaCAAATAAGATGGAATTAGATCAAGAAACTAAGTAGAAACAAAACATGTTTTGATGGATTTCGGTttttgaattgagataagaacTCAAGGATCTAGCTATGGTGGATTTTTGGAAGTGAAGAGGCTGTAATGTGGTGTAATACACTTGTAAACACTTGGCTGTGGACGTGGGATGCTGAGATTCAAAGAGTAGGAGTAGTTCTTAGTAGACTGTTTTTGCAGAAGACAGTATGACCCTTCagtgatttcatgatttttctgtaattatctagccaaaatttgactttgaatccttaatgaaagttgtagggcaTATCTTCAGGaacaacatattaaaaatttagaataaatgaaCAAGGTTTGACCGATGAAACgatttttctatgaaaatgcTAAAGCTGGAAGTCATTATAGAACGTTAGCAAGGAATACAGAAATTATTACTCTCGATACGTAAGGAATTTGacttggtgttcttcatgaaactttttcctttagGTCTTATTGAAAACATGtcaaactttcataattttctgagttcatttaaggaTTATTCCGAAATTTTTACTAGAACTGTGCATTGTAATAATCAAGCTGTTTTGTTTCGAATTTGCACAAATTGTCCCAAAGGTGAATATATCTTGAATTGTTATGCGAGATGATGATACTGGCATTGGCATGTTATGCAATATTGAGATTAGATGAAGGATTCTTGGGACATCTTgttattgcatttgaaagtatttttggaaattaagatgttaattgttgccgttggacccttgggtcaacgatgccccgggagtcgagATGCCAAAAggatcgaatgagtcgatgccttgtggatgcccggtggccctaAGTGGTTGAATGCCAGAGGTTTTTCCTCGGGagcttcgggatgcccggttgtatgctAGTCGGTACGTAAATCCAGAGGGCCGGGGCAACCATTCTCATGGTGAGCCTCGGAGGGTTTCCTTGTGACGCTAGGTGGGGTATGAGATGCCTGGAGGCGTGATATGCTCCAGATGCCCGATGGCCCTAATGGCTGAATGCTGGAGGCTTTCGCGATGCCAGGGTGGATGCGAATGCCCGAagggacgcaaacattggtcctctagGGGATGAAAcattttgaatgataaaatggatGATTCTACTACGTGTGTGTATGGTCTGGTTATAGGACTAagttgtatggcatggaatgggacatgtcatTACAATTTGGCCCTATGATCGGGACTTGAGTAACTAAATATGATGCATCTTGATTCTtttgaaattatatatttgCCATTGCATTAAAGAATTTCATGAATTTGGTGTATATTTATTCTTGTGATTACTTGTTTTTGTCTATCCCGTATGAGTCTAGATTTGAACAGTAATGCTTGATATAGTTTGATGAACCTTTTACTACTGAATGGATGTACTCACCCCGTgtggggactaacattttagattaAAAGATGCCTCTACTGCCTGTCACTCGCGGTACTTTTTATGGTGTCCTAGTCGACATTAAGTGCATGTGTTCAAAGCACACTCATGTCGGGATTCGAGGATGGTTTTCAGTACGAGTTCTAGTCATGTATGACGTTGGTTTAGCTGATGGCCCCGTAGTTCAGGAGTTTTTGTCGGTGCACATTCGTCGTGATGGGATCATGCTAGGGATATTGCCACCGCCGCTAGCCGATGGATTGAGCTGGGTGTGATCGTGTGTGACCGGTagcaaatgaaattttttggaCTATCGGCACTGTTTGATAGACTTTTGTATAGGGCTAATTGGAAAGGAAAGCCAGGGGGAGGTTGGGTTATCTTTTGTTATGAAGTCGGGTATAGAAAACCACAGCAagttttgatgtaccgaccgaTGTTATCTATCAGAcctatgtaaataaaagtgttcaaCTTAACTTATAAAATTGTCTAGTGAGTGTGcatcatttcaaaaattttgggaTAGGGAGATGTGATTTTCGCTTCCGCTATGCATTTATACGCTACGCTAGGActgtttaaaaattagaaaCCCCAAGATTGTTAGACCTTCAAGTCAAGTAAGAGAGAGGTAAGCGAACTAAGGCGACCTAACGGATTGGGGGCTGTTTAGAGGGGTGCCACATCTAAGCTCACGACGTCAAGCCACTAGATCTAGCAATCTAGAGACTAGATCTAGCTATCCAGCCTCCACGACCTTAGGTCGCCAGATTTGACCGTCCAGTGGTTGGCCAACAGCCAACCTACACTAGATtaattttcaaagtaaaaaagaaaaaaaaaggaaaatcgcTTTACAAATGTTGGTTTTATCAAATTGTATTTAtgctaaaactattttccaaTACTTTCGGAGGTTACGATTTATCAAATGGTGtaacattttggaaaactcctttaccaaaaagatatttgcattcttTCCATAGTCATTTTCCCAAATGCGAACCAAATGGGCCAGTAATGGTAATGATGAAGTGATGGGATAGAGGTTAAAACACaaggctaatttttttttttaaacccttgaatttcaattctatcATGAGCTTTTTCTTTATCTAAAGAGAATTTTAATTCTAATCTCAAATCAATGCAGACATCAAATAATCATCACCAATTccttcaaaattatcaacatcaaaATATCACTGTCGTTTTGTATGAGGCAAGAGGGTTGATGAATTGTCCTTGGTGTTGATAATTGAAGAAGTTAGTGGTGATTTTTAGACAAATAGGTAGATTTAAGATTAGAATAAAAGTTGGCGATTAATTTTtagactatatatatatttgagacAGAATTGAGATCTGAACTAGAGtcaaggattttttttctttttaaaaaaaatagaccCTAGAAGTTGTGACACTACTTTCAAAAAGTGAATATTTTAGCAAAGTTTGGATTGCATCAAAATGGGTTACTCGAGTCAATTGGATCTAAACTCAatccaaattcaattttgatccACCCATTTCACTTCTACATAAtataggctgcgtttggttcggcatttgcaatgggctttgagtccaatgcaaatctttgaaagcccaaagctacttgggAAAAATACAatggtgtttggtaaaaaaattttgcaaatggactttgagttgaatgtgcgtTTGGTAAGAAGAACTTTCGCAAGGGGCTTTTGATGGGtataatgtgtgtgtgtgtatatatatatatatatatattttttttctttttttttttttttttttttttcggctaAACCCTTCGCCGACCGGACGAGGGTCTGCGCCGCCGCCAGGTcacccgaggtcgggcgacctccgtgGCCCTCGGgctggtcgcgcgaccctcgccgaggtcgcccgaggtcgggcgacctcaggcggccctcgggtcgcgcgaccctcgccggaggtcgcccgacctcgggcgacctcgaGGCGCGGCCCGGCGCAGATCagctcgccggcggccgtcgcccttCGCCGTCCGGCGAAGGGCTACTCCtttccatttaaaaataaataaatacatggacaataatggaaatatgaaaaattaataaggatagtttaggaaaaaaaaatttttcaAAGATTGGGTAGAATCTTTGAAAGCTGTGCGTCCCTACTGGCGCGGAACCCGGCATTCGAGGAGCCATTTGAAAGGCCTCAAGCCCgaggttgccaaacaccccattTTTGGGTGAAAGAGCTTTGGGGCGTGGATGGAGCTTtaaaatgcccatccaaacgcaccatAGCCtctttgttccattttttttttttcgcttttggTAAAGAACAAAAATGGCAGGCACATGCCAATTGgccaattttgttttttatgttccttttttttcccccattttGTCCCATTTTcctatatttattttccttcgaatttttctttaatccttCCCTTTTCCTTAAACCCTAGCCAAagcctctctccctcccccaaCATCCACTGCTCGCCCCAACCCCCCCGCATCCCTGGGAAGGAAATGGCTGCTCGGTACGGATCGCTGTCGAGGTCGCTGATCCAGGCCGCGAGGTCCTCCACGCTCCGCTCGTCCTCCTCGTCCCTCCCCCGCGTGCGGCCTTCTCGCGTCCCCCGCCCCCCGTCTCGCCCTCCTCTCTTCACCAACCCGAggttctcttcttctctcgcgCAGTGAAAGCTTGTGTTTTTGGGTTTCTAGTGGATGAATTCGTGCTCCGTGGTTTTGTTTTGGTAAGGAATTTGGGGCAGCTGGGATGCGTCCAGTCGCTGATGCCGCTCCACAGCACGCTGGCTTCGTCCCGGCTCACCTCCCACATCTCGCTCGAAGCGCGCGCCTACTGCGAGCTGTCTCAGGGTAATGACGACCGACCCTTTTACCCCCCCTCCGTGCCCTGTCCTGTTCTGGTGATCGGAATCGTTGCATTGCGTCTGGTGTCGTCGATCTTGTTTATCGGGTGTGAAGGGGGTGAGCCCCGAATATGTTGTTAAGCCGAAAGTCGGGTAGGAATTCGAGGGATTGCGCAAAAACGTTCGGGGGATTTTGAGGGTTAATGGTTATACCGGGAAAGGGTCGAAGGAAAATCATGAGGGAGAGTTGGAACCTAGGCTTGGTAGCTAAAGGAATGATTTTGTAGCTTTGATTTTCCTGTTGGTTGAATTGCATAGTTGTTCCTCACTAATGGACGGGTTTAAAAAATCTATGAGACCACCCTGAGGTGGTGAGCCTCGAAGAAATTCTTTTGTTTAAAGTCCCTAGATGTTTGTTCCGAGGTTTATCGGAGGGTACTGCAATGAAATCTCTGTAGGGCATCTGGTATGAGGGATCGAAATACAGATGCGCATCTACTCTCTCTTTGGTCGAGGTAGAACAAGaacaattttaatttgattgtcTATGGTATCATGAATATGCTGACTAGTGCGCAATGCACATTGTTGTCATAAGACTCCGGGGTCATCATCCCTCCTTTTGATGCAAATGTCATGGAGATACCTCTCATATAGCTTGCTAGAGCCAGCCTAGACATTTTGCATCACATTGTGTATAGTTTAGAGTTGGAGCATGCCACAATGTCTCCGGAAGCTGAAACTGCTCTACCGTGACATCctgttatttaatttattattgaaaCTAATGTCTGAAGCACCAAAAGTGGGTCACGTATGTTCAAATTTaatcaatatttttaattggTGTAAGGAGATACCTCTCGGGTTGTTTGCTGGAGCCAGCCTACAAATATTGTATCGCATTGTGTGTAGTTTAGAGTTGGAGCATGCTACAATATCCCCGTAAGCTGAAACTGCTCTACCGTGACATCctgttatttaatttattattgaaaCCAAGGTCTGAAGCACCAAAAGCGGGTCATGTATGTTCAAGTTTAATCAATGCTTTTAATTGGTGTAAGGAGATACCTCTCAGGTTGTTTGCTGGAGCCAGCCTACAAATTTTGTATCGCATTGTGTGTAGTTTAGAGTTGGAGCATGCCACAATGTCTCTGGAAGCTGAAACTGCTCTACCGTGACATCctgtatttaatttattattgaaaCCAATGTCTGAAGCACCAAAAGCAGGTCACGTACGTTCAAGTTTAATCAATGTTTTAATTGGTGTAAGGAGATACCTCTCATGTTGTTTGCTGGAGCCAGCCTAGAAATTTCTGTATCCCATTTGTGTAGTTTAGAGTTGGAGCATGCTAAAATGTCTCCAGAAGCTGAAACTGCTGTATTGTGACATCctgttatttaatttattatcgAGACCAATGTCTGAAGCACCAAGAGCAGGTCATGTATGTTAAAGTTTAATCAATGCTCTTGATTGGTATAAGGAGATACTAGGCATCAAAAGATGTAGCTACTGATAAGCAACATTTCTGTGCATTTCACCATTTGTATTAATTGTCTTATTTAGGAACCTCTGTCTTCATCTGCTCAAAAAGATTGCTCTGTTTCTGAGCTAAGGCCAGGACTGCACTAGAACATCAAGAAAATTCTGAGACATATGTCACGCTTCCTTTGTGAAAGAAGCTGAACACTTTCAAATTAGTGTTGATCCTAACAATCACCCCCTTCTCTTCTCGTAACTGCTGATCTATGTTGGAATGGTGTTATGGATCATTATCATTGTGTTTGCTTGTAGGTACTTGAAGACACCTCTAAATTAGCACAGGAGGTGCTAAGCCATATGGATCCTGAAGTATACTTTCTGGGGGGCTACTTTCAAAAGTAGAATGCATCGTGTGACTCTCTTGACAAGCATTTTTCTGTTTCAATTTTAGTTTATTGTAGAAAATACTTTGGAATGCTTTAGAACTAGGTAGGTTCAAGTTCAACCAGTTAACCTTTAGTCATTTTTCCATCTTCCTTAATTTATGCTCATAAATTGTCGGAGTTTCAGAAACAAATAGTTCCTGAGTTGGGCATCTTGGAATTTCAgt
This region of Eucalyptus grandis isolate ANBG69807.140 chromosome 8, ASM1654582v1, whole genome shotgun sequence genomic DNA includes:
- the LOC104457370 gene encoding protein NONRESPONDING TO OXYLIPINS 2, mitochondrial produces the protein MAARYGSLSRSLIQAARSSTLRSSSSSLPRVRPSRVPRPPSRPPLFTNPRNLGQLGCVQSLMPLHSTLASSRLTSHISLEARAYCELSQGT